A part of Ziziphus jujuba cultivar Dongzao chromosome 8, ASM3175591v1 genomic DNA contains:
- the LOC107414214 gene encoding F-box protein At5g07670, with product MGCKEASVEEEAETMSLSTENPNHPCPSPLKKNKPPPNWSDLWLKNTKSLNHVFFTMQLPPLTSSPKDPNHKTFISNFSKIDRTLLLSDEILLRILSKLPESQQRNHNSLVCKRWLSLQGRLVRSLKVLDWGFLQSGRLISRFPNLNRVDLLSGSLISDRKSSILLSQRQFSVHTSSRFSPNRKVFQADLLPVEVVDRGLKVLAGGCPNLRKLVVIGASEWGLMDIAEECPTLLDLELHKCNDNVLRGIAACENLQVLKLVGNVDGLYNSLVSDIGLTILAQGCKRLVKLELRGCEGSFDGMKAVGQCCQMLEELTLCDQRMESGWLAALSYCENLKTLRFQSCKKIDASPGPDEYLGSCPALERLHLQKCQLRDKKSARALFMICGEVKEIVFQDCWGLENDIFSLASICRKVKSLSLEGCSLLTTECLESVILSLKELQSLKVESCKNIKDKDISPALSTLFSVLIELKWRPDNKSHLPQSAMGTSMGKKGGRFFKRSI from the exons ATGGGATGCAAAGAAGCTTCagtagaagaagaagcagaaacgATGTCGTTGTCGACAGAGAATCCAAACCACCCTTGTCCATCACCATTGAAGAAAAATAAGCCACCGCCGAACTGGTCTGACCTCTGGCTCAAGAACACCAAGTCCCTCAACCATGTCTTTTTCACCATGCAGCTCCCTCCTCTCACTTCTTCACCCAAAGACCCAAATCACAAAACCTTCATCTCCAATTTCTCCAAGATCGATCGGACCCTCCTCTTGTCCGACGAGATTCTTCTCCGAATCCTCTCCAAGCTGCCGGAGTCTCAGCAGCGCAATCACAACTCCCTCGTCTGCAAGCGCTGGCTCAGCCTCCAAGGTCGTCTTGTACGTTCTCTCAAGGTCTTGGACTGGGGGTTTCTTCAATCGGGCCGATTAATCTCCAGGTTTCCCAATTTGAATCGCGTCGATTTGCTTTCTGGGTCTTTAATTTCGGACCGAAAATCGAGCATTTTATTGAGCCAGAGACAGTTTTCGGTTCATACCAGTTCACGATTCTCGCCGAATCGGAAAGTTTTCCAGGCAGATTTGCTTCCCGTTGAGGTTGTCGATAGAGGGCTAAAAGTGTTAGCCGGTGGGTGTCCGAACCTGCGAAAACTTGTAGTGATTGGTGCCAGTGAATGGGGTTTGATGGATATAGCTGAGGAGTGCCCGACCTTGCTTGACTTAGAATTGCATAAATGCAACGACAATGTGCTTCGGGGCATTGCGGCTTGCGAGAATTTACAGGTGTTAAAGCTGGTCGGCAATGTCGATGGGTTGTATAATTCCCTGGTTTCGGATATTGGGTTGACGATTCTAGCTCAAGGTTGTAAGAGACTGGTGAAACTTGAGCTCCGTGGCTGTGAAGGAAGCTTTGATGGTATGAAAGCTGTTGGACAATGTTGCCAAATGCTTGAGGAATTGACTCTTTGTGATCAAAGAATGGAAAGTGGGTGGTTGGCGGCACTTTCTTATTGTGAGAATTTGAAGACTCTGAGGTTTCAATCTTGTAAAAAGATTGATGCTAGTCCTGGACCAGACGAGTACTTGGGTTCTTGTCCAGCTCTTGAGCGGTTGCATTTGCAGAAATGCCAATTGAGGGACAAGAAGAGTGCCAGAGCCTTGTTCATGATATGTGGGGAAGTGAAAGAGATTGTTTTTCAGGATTGTTGGGGTTTGGAGAATGACATCTTCAGTCTGGCAAGTATTTGCAG GAAGGTCAAATCCTTATCTCTAGAAGGATGCTCATTGCTGACAACAGAGTGTCTGGAATCTGTAATCCTTTCCTTGAAGGAGCTTCAAAGTCTTAAAGTAGAATCATGTAAGAACATTAAAGACAAGGATATTTCCCCTGCACTTTCAACCCTATTTTCTGTTCTTATTGAGTTGAAATGGAGACCAGATAATAAATCTCATCTTCCACAAAGTGCCATGGGTACTAGCATGGGGAAGAAAGGTGGTCGATTCTTCAAGAGGTCTATATGA